Proteins encoded together in one Pontiella desulfatans window:
- the fbaA gene encoding class II fructose-bisphosphate aldolase, with protein sequence MSTKVLDAVKPGVLFGDDVAKVFQIAKENKFALPAVNVVGSDSINGVLEAAASVNSPVIIQFSNGGAAFTAGKGCPANGAALGAISGAQHVHMMAEAYGVPVILHTDHAAKKLLPWIDALLEAGEKMFEETGRPLFSSHMLDLSEESLEENIEISAKYLERMSKIGMTLEIELGCTGGEEDGVDNSDMDESKLYTQPEDVAYAYEKLSAISPNFTIAASFGNVHGVYKPGNVKLTPTILRDSQAYVSEKFGTDAQPLNFVFHGGSGSSPAEIEESIGYGVIKMNIDTDTQWATWEGILNFYKANEAYLQGQLGNPEGEDKPNKKFYDPRVWLRKGQEGLVERIKQAYSDLNAVGVN encoded by the coding sequence ATGTCTACTAAGGTTCTTGACGCTGTAAAACCCGGTGTTCTGTTTGGTGACGACGTTGCCAAGGTGTTCCAGATTGCCAAGGAAAACAAATTCGCCCTGCCGGCCGTCAACGTTGTTGGCTCCGACTCCATCAACGGGGTTCTCGAAGCGGCTGCTTCGGTCAACTCCCCCGTAATCATCCAGTTCTCCAACGGTGGTGCCGCCTTCACCGCTGGTAAAGGTTGCCCGGCCAACGGCGCGGCTCTCGGTGCAATCTCCGGTGCCCAGCACGTTCACATGATGGCCGAAGCCTATGGCGTTCCGGTAATCCTTCACACCGACCATGCGGCCAAGAAACTCCTCCCGTGGATCGATGCCCTGCTCGAAGCCGGCGAAAAAATGTTTGAGGAAACCGGCCGCCCGCTATTCTCTTCCCACATGCTCGACCTCTCCGAAGAGTCGCTCGAAGAAAACATCGAGATCTCCGCCAAATACCTGGAGCGCATGTCCAAGATCGGCATGACCCTCGAAATCGAACTCGGCTGCACCGGCGGCGAGGAAGACGGCGTCGATAACTCCGACATGGACGAGTCCAAGCTCTACACCCAGCCCGAAGACGTGGCATACGCTTATGAAAAGCTCTCTGCCATTAGCCCCAACTTCACCATTGCGGCTTCCTTCGGCAACGTGCACGGTGTTTACAAGCCGGGCAATGTTAAGCTGACCCCAACCATCCTGCGCGACTCCCAGGCCTATGTGTCCGAAAAATTCGGCACCGATGCCCAGCCGCTGAACTTCGTGTTCCACGGTGGTTCCGGTTCTTCCCCGGCCGAAATCGAAGAGTCCATCGGATACGGCGTCATCAAGATGAACATCGACACCGACACGCAGTGGGCCACTTGGGAAGGCATCCTGAACTTCTACAAGGCCAACGAAGCCTACCTCCAGGGACAGCTCGGAAACCCGGAAGGCGAAGACAAGCCGAACAAGAAATTCTACGACCCGCGCGTATGGTTGCGCAAGGGCCAGGAAGGTCTCGTCGAGCGCATCAAGCAGGCCTATTCCGACCTCAACGCCGTTGGCGTCAACTAA
- a CDS encoding HPr family phosphocarrier protein, which produces MFEAQAVVQNEAGIHCRPSAILVREGSAYSGEILVKAASGACTLTSALECIMLGLEKGAEVTIQVTGPDEDGFGKKLVELFETHFDFPPQ; this is translated from the coding sequence ATGTTCGAAGCTCAGGCAGTCGTTCAAAACGAGGCCGGCATCCATTGCCGGCCTTCTGCTATTCTGGTCCGGGAAGGCTCGGCCTATTCCGGCGAGATCCTCGTGAAGGCCGCCAGCGGCGCATGCACCCTGACCTCCGCCCTTGAATGCATCATGCTGGGGCTGGAAAAGGGAGCCGAAGTAACCATCCAGGTGACCGGCCCCGATGAAGACGGGTTTGGCAAAAAGCTTGTTGAGCTCTTTGAAACCCACTTCGACTTTCCCCCGCAGTAG
- a CDS encoding lipoate--protein ligase family protein, with amino-acid sequence MLIVESQSLDVYRNLAIEQYLMDTVHDQGPVLFLWRSECAVVMGKNQNPWRECRLDLMEQEGVPLARRISGGGTVYHDTGNLNYCVIVGREEYREERAYEMVFHALETFGVRAERTGKSNLSVDGLKFSGNAFAFRQGRALHHGTLLLNTDMERLGRYLGTMLEGIQTHAIASVPASVANLGLDLPSVADALKKSFGIFYGNGGIPRFLDDEFPQSGIRGLVDLQQSDVWRYGATPRFSLQINGLPMEVVRGMVVAGDAAGMPFKDIAFSLVC; translated from the coding sequence ATGCTGATAGTTGAATCCCAGAGCCTGGACGTCTACCGCAACCTGGCGATCGAACAATATCTCATGGATACGGTGCACGACCAGGGGCCGGTGCTGTTCCTTTGGAGGAGCGAGTGCGCGGTGGTGATGGGCAAGAACCAGAATCCGTGGCGCGAATGCCGGCTGGACCTGATGGAGCAGGAGGGCGTTCCGCTGGCGCGGCGCATTTCGGGGGGCGGCACGGTTTATCACGATACGGGCAACTTGAACTATTGCGTAATCGTCGGGCGTGAGGAATATCGCGAGGAGCGGGCCTATGAAATGGTTTTCCATGCCTTGGAAACCTTCGGCGTCCGGGCCGAGAGGACGGGCAAGAGCAATCTGAGCGTGGACGGGCTGAAGTTTTCGGGAAATGCATTCGCGTTTCGCCAGGGGAGGGCGCTGCACCACGGAACATTGCTGCTCAATACGGATATGGAACGGCTCGGCCGCTATCTGGGAACCATGCTGGAGGGCATTCAAACCCATGCGATTGCCTCCGTCCCCGCATCGGTGGCAAACTTGGGGCTCGATCTCCCGTCCGTTGCCGATGCGCTGAAAAAAAGCTTCGGCATTTTCTATGGCAATGGCGGAATTCCCCGGTTTTTGGACGATGAATTTCCGCAGTCGGGCATTCGCGGGTTGGTCGATCTCCAGCAGTCCGACGTTTGGCGCTACGGCGCGACTCCGCGGTTTTCTTTGCAAATCAACGGGTTGCCGATGGAGGTGGTCCGGGGGATGGTTGTGGCCGGGGATGCCGCCGGAATGCCGTTCAAGGATATTGCGTTTTCCTTGGTTTGCTAG
- a CDS encoding adenosine deaminase family protein, giving the protein MSKITEQFIRKIPKTDLHLHLDGSLRLQSLIEMAKAGKVGLPSYEEAGLNELVFKERYANLGEYLAGFAYTVGVLQNHENLERAAFELAEDSHAEGVRYIEVRFAPQLHITHGTEIGDVVRAVCRGLGRAKQHLNASVAENDMPFECGVILCAMRRFNRQMSPYYDRLINRVGKTNIRYTYARASLGLAKEAVKLRDEGLPVVGFDLAGEEAGYPAIHHKEAFDYSHKHFLRKTVHAGEAYGPESIFQAITECYANRIGHGTFLFSEAAIKLKTIRDKSKYIGQLIEYIANQRITIEVCPTSNLQTIPEFQSLGDHPIQLMVDNGLSVSVSTDNRLVSHTSVTEELLLCSEHLDLTKSQFRDLVLAGFKRSFFPGPYSDKRNYVRRAINLYDGIAKQHLG; this is encoded by the coding sequence ATGTCAAAGATCACTGAACAATTCATTCGAAAAATCCCGAAGACCGACCTGCACCTGCATCTCGATGGCTCGTTGCGCCTGCAAAGCCTCATTGAAATGGCGAAGGCCGGGAAGGTTGGACTGCCCTCCTACGAGGAGGCCGGCCTGAATGAGCTGGTGTTCAAGGAACGCTACGCCAACCTGGGCGAATACCTGGCCGGCTTCGCCTACACCGTCGGCGTGCTGCAAAACCACGAAAACCTCGAACGCGCCGCGTTCGAGCTGGCCGAGGATTCGCATGCCGAGGGCGTCCGCTACATCGAAGTGCGCTTCGCCCCGCAGCTGCACATCACCCACGGCACCGAAATTGGCGACGTCGTCCGGGCCGTCTGCCGGGGACTTGGGAGGGCCAAACAACACCTCAACGCCTCGGTGGCGGAGAACGACATGCCGTTCGAGTGCGGCGTCATCCTGTGCGCCATGCGGCGCTTCAACCGCCAGATGTCGCCCTACTACGACCGGCTCATCAACCGCGTCGGCAAAACCAACATCCGCTACACCTATGCCCGCGCGTCGCTCGGGCTTGCCAAGGAAGCCGTCAAACTACGCGACGAAGGCCTTCCGGTCGTCGGGTTCGATCTGGCCGGCGAAGAAGCCGGCTATCCCGCCATCCACCACAAGGAAGCCTTTGATTATTCGCACAAACATTTCCTGCGAAAGACCGTGCACGCCGGCGAGGCCTACGGCCCCGAGTCCATTTTCCAGGCGATTACCGAGTGCTATGCCAACCGCATCGGCCACGGTACGTTCCTGTTTTCCGAGGCGGCCATAAAACTGAAAACGATCCGGGACAAATCGAAATATATCGGGCAACTGATTGAATACATCGCCAACCAGCGCATCACCATCGAGGTCTGCCCCACCTCAAACCTGCAGACCATCCCGGAATTTCAAAGCCTGGGCGACCACCCGATCCAACTCATGGTCGACAATGGGCTGTCCGTTAGCGTCAGCACCGACAACCGCCTGGTTTCGCACACCAGCGTGACCGAAGAGCTGTTGCTTTGCTCGGAACACCTCGACCTGACCAAAAGCCAGTTCCGCGACCTTGTCCTGGCCGGGTTCAAGCGCAGTTTTTTCCCCGGCCCCTATTCCGACAAGCGCAACTATGTCCGCCGCGCCATCAACCTCTACGACGGCATCGCCAAGCAGCATCTGGGCTGA
- a CDS encoding SUMF1/EgtB/PvdO family nonheme iron enzyme encodes MKKAALILGFMMGWVAAIPLHAVECTLGDWYVSKELKVDTWAGSYQAAVKAPDQWEKLGDWPFGKSKKFSNEEGSVFAIVELTSDSDAVQDIDVSGVDAIRLNGIEIAEAGSCFSLKLKKGINTLEIEVEKNTRKGRSKKVALYKDQVDATLPAASEMIGSARLAIEFLGGKYASYNAKGYLKELAKLEAGNASPEEVARFRYKALVIDNPEVSFDTILFRSSKSAKFPSNWQGNSTLLRRGGKESQPNFNDAFQLLSLKDESIKTLYRPEEAREGLMDICLDFSGDKFLYSGIDLESNTFQVYEMKLDGTARRQVTPVMPEIDNYNGVYLPNGKILFCSTASLNSVPCVGGSDYVGTLYEINANGTGMRQVAFDQENDWYPWVKENGRVMYSRWEYTDNSHYFTRILLEMNPDGTANRSIYGSNSYWPNTLFYAKQIPGHSSKFAAIVSGHHGTARAGELIIFDQNKGDFEADGALQRIPGRGQKVEPVIVDNYMNGKWPRFLHPYPLSEDFFLVSGQLKPNEKWGLYLVDTFDNLIKLGSSDAFMFEPVPVMERKRPPVIPDRRNPDASSGTLFIQDIYEGPGLKGIPRGSVAALRLFTYGYAYRLNGSHDALAIEGGWDTKRVLGTVPVEEDGSVMVTVPHSRPISIQPLDKEGRALQVMRSWTVAQPGEIVSCVGCHEPSNAAPLSRPALATRKAPQRITPWTQEKMPYGFGFKHEIQPILDTYCVGCHDGRKPERPNFKDDSEQRFNAKANFGKSYMALHPYVRRPGPESNLHILEPMEYHTSTSPLFQLLEKGHYGVQLDDASMRQLVTWVDLNVPYHATWTEVNSSDKTLETAALTMKYKKQFSGINDNIEWMPPLSPIRPSFVKPERQRTPKAQTLAGWPLEQPAKVEKKTVKFGRHELTFVKIPAGKFVMGSVTGAPDEFPQAVVGIEKPFWMSTTEITNEQLQEFMPEHDSQVIDQQWKDHIYAGYPANEPQMPAVRVNWNDAMAFTQWLSEKTGASVNLPTEAQWEWAARAGSDQPFFFGEAGFEKHANLADQSIGLLAVRGVNPKPVAEKARTPLNDFVPRDDSFNDGIMVPSGTAQFAANPWGLHDMHGNVAEWTRSSYKPYPYSDADGRNDLSADARKVVRGGSWRDRPHRATASFRLPYEPYQRVFNVGFRLVIEE; translated from the coding sequence ATGAAAAAAGCAGCTTTGATATTGGGTTTTATGATGGGGTGGGTTGCCGCAATCCCGCTCCATGCCGTGGAGTGCACACTGGGCGATTGGTATGTCTCGAAGGAGCTCAAGGTGGACACCTGGGCCGGATCGTACCAGGCCGCGGTGAAGGCCCCCGACCAATGGGAAAAGCTGGGCGATTGGCCTTTCGGCAAGAGCAAGAAGTTTTCCAACGAGGAGGGCAGCGTTTTTGCGATCGTGGAGCTGACCTCCGACTCGGACGCCGTCCAGGATATCGACGTTTCGGGGGTCGATGCCATTCGACTCAACGGGATTGAGATTGCCGAGGCGGGATCCTGTTTTTCCCTGAAACTCAAGAAGGGGATCAATACGCTGGAGATCGAGGTCGAGAAGAACACCCGGAAAGGGAGGTCCAAGAAAGTTGCGCTTTACAAGGACCAGGTGGATGCAACCCTTCCGGCCGCCTCCGAAATGATTGGAAGCGCGCGGCTGGCCATCGAATTTTTGGGCGGGAAATATGCATCGTACAACGCGAAGGGCTATTTGAAGGAGCTCGCCAAGCTGGAGGCCGGAAACGCTTCGCCGGAAGAGGTGGCCCGGTTCCGCTACAAGGCGCTGGTGATCGACAATCCCGAGGTTTCGTTTGATACGATCCTGTTCCGCAGCTCGAAGTCCGCCAAGTTTCCGTCCAACTGGCAGGGGAATTCCACGCTGCTGCGCCGCGGGGGGAAGGAGAGCCAGCCGAATTTCAACGATGCGTTCCAACTCTTGAGCCTGAAGGATGAATCCATCAAGACCCTGTACCGCCCGGAGGAGGCCCGCGAAGGGCTGATGGATATCTGCCTCGATTTTTCCGGGGATAAATTCCTCTATTCCGGCATCGACCTCGAAAGCAACACCTTCCAGGTCTACGAGATGAAGCTGGATGGAACCGCCCGCCGCCAGGTTACGCCGGTGATGCCGGAGATCGACAACTACAACGGGGTCTACCTGCCGAACGGCAAGATTCTGTTTTGTTCGACGGCCTCGCTCAACTCCGTCCCTTGTGTCGGCGGCTCCGACTATGTGGGCACGCTCTATGAGATCAATGCCAATGGAACCGGCATGCGCCAGGTGGCCTTCGACCAGGAAAACGACTGGTATCCGTGGGTGAAGGAAAACGGACGGGTGATGTATTCGCGCTGGGAATACACCGATAACTCGCACTATTTCACCCGCATCCTGCTCGAGATGAATCCGGACGGAACCGCCAACCGCTCGATCTACGGATCGAACTCCTACTGGCCCAATACCCTGTTCTATGCCAAGCAGATCCCCGGGCATTCCTCCAAGTTTGCCGCCATCGTGTCGGGGCACCATGGAACCGCCCGTGCCGGCGAACTGATTATCTTCGACCAGAACAAGGGCGATTTCGAGGCCGATGGCGCGTTGCAGCGTATTCCCGGGCGCGGTCAGAAAGTCGAGCCCGTGATTGTGGACAACTACATGAACGGGAAATGGCCGCGCTTTTTGCACCCGTATCCGTTGAGCGAGGATTTCTTCCTGGTCTCGGGGCAGCTCAAACCCAACGAAAAGTGGGGGCTGTATCTGGTGGATACGTTCGACAACCTGATCAAGCTGGGCTCAAGCGATGCATTCATGTTTGAACCGGTTCCGGTGATGGAGCGCAAGCGGCCGCCGGTTATTCCGGATCGACGGAACCCCGACGCCAGCAGCGGAACCCTGTTCATCCAGGATATTTACGAGGGCCCCGGGCTGAAAGGCATTCCGCGCGGCTCGGTGGCCGCCCTGCGGCTGTTCACCTATGGCTATGCCTACCGCCTGAATGGATCGCACGATGCGCTTGCCATCGAAGGCGGGTGGGATACCAAGCGCGTTCTGGGCACCGTTCCGGTCGAGGAAGACGGATCCGTTATGGTAACGGTGCCGCACAGCCGCCCGATCTCCATCCAGCCGCTCGACAAAGAGGGGCGGGCGTTGCAGGTGATGCGAAGCTGGACGGTCGCCCAGCCGGGCGAAATTGTTTCCTGTGTGGGATGCCATGAGCCCAGCAATGCCGCGCCGCTCTCCCGCCCGGCCCTCGCAACGCGGAAGGCGCCGCAAAGAATCACCCCCTGGACCCAGGAAAAAATGCCCTACGGATTTGGCTTCAAACACGAGATCCAGCCCATTCTCGATACCTACTGCGTGGGATGCCACGATGGACGGAAGCCGGAGCGCCCGAATTTCAAGGACGACTCCGAGCAACGGTTTAATGCCAAGGCCAACTTCGGGAAATCCTACATGGCGCTGCACCCCTATGTGCGCCGCCCGGGGCCGGAGAGCAATCTGCACATTCTCGAGCCCATGGAATACCACACCTCGACCAGTCCGCTCTTCCAGCTGCTCGAAAAGGGGCACTATGGCGTGCAGCTGGACGACGCCTCGATGCGCCAGCTGGTCACCTGGGTCGACCTGAACGTGCCGTACCACGCCACCTGGACGGAGGTCAACAGCAGCGACAAAACGCTCGAAACCGCCGCGCTCACCATGAAGTACAAGAAGCAATTCAGCGGCATCAACGACAACATCGAGTGGATGCCGCCGTTGTCGCCCATCCGCCCATCGTTCGTGAAGCCGGAAAGGCAGCGCACCCCGAAGGCGCAGACCCTCGCGGGCTGGCCGTTGGAGCAGCCGGCCAAAGTCGAGAAAAAGACCGTGAAGTTCGGCCGCCATGAATTGACCTTTGTGAAAATCCCCGCCGGAAAATTCGTGATGGGTTCGGTGACGGGTGCGCCGGACGAATTCCCGCAGGCCGTGGTCGGAATCGAGAAACCCTTCTGGATGTCGACCACCGAGATTACCAACGAGCAGCTGCAGGAATTCATGCCGGAGCACGATAGCCAGGTGATCGACCAGCAATGGAAAGACCATATTTATGCCGGCTATCCGGCCAACGAGCCGCAGATGCCGGCCGTCCGCGTGAATTGGAACGACGCCATGGCCTTCACCCAATGGCTCTCCGAAAAAACCGGGGCATCGGTGAACCTGCCCACCGAGGCGCAATGGGAGTGGGCGGCGCGCGCCGGAAGCGACCAGCCGTTCTTTTTCGGGGAAGCCGGTTTTGAGAAGCACGCCAACCTCGCCGATCAAAGCATCGGCCTGCTGGCCGTGCGCGGCGTGAATCCCAAGCCGGTTGCCGAGAAAGCCCGCACCCCGCTCAACGACTTTGTCCCGCGCGACGATTCGTTCAACGACGGCATCATGGTGCCGTCGGGTACCGCCCAGTTTGCGGCGAACCCGTGGGGGCTTCACGATATGCACGGCAACGTGGCCGAATGGACGCGCTCGTCGTACAAACCCTATCCATACAGCGATGCCGACGGTCGCAACGATCTTTCAGCCGATGCCCGCAAGGTTGTTCGTGGCGGCTCGTGGCGCGATCGCCCGCACCGGGCAACGGCATCGTTTCGCCTGCCCTACGAACCCTACCAGCGGGTGTTCAACGTCGGGTTCCGCCTGGTGATCGAGGAATAG
- a CDS encoding beta-propeller domain-containing protein: MNLRRGMLKSGVCTALFLLVGGTLAEPVSHPFFVCGWKSGGPALYDAGFTKRWQLDSPDELSDGWVLPDGGMVYSFSRRKEGIAGVVRLDRKKNIQWEYRVPQGHDNHSCQPLPHGGFLLGECGKDGLWMLEIDRRGKELKRVKVADAPKDIHHAFRAVRKTPQGTYLGTLMKGAGQLAGGHAYEWDASGKLLRTFPSGSFHAVRLANGNTLVSEGHGLEGRVLTEYAPDDSIVWALAEDDLKAAGLSVGMVCGFQRLPNGNTVVSNVAHGKKPLGLDGGEKPKAFEVNEAKEVVWKVPASTSPHNMGSIQVLDAQQDAFKGTVFR, encoded by the coding sequence ATGAACCTGCGACGCGGGATGTTGAAAAGCGGTGTTTGTACGGCTTTGTTCTTATTGGTGGGCGGGACCTTGGCGGAACCGGTGTCCCATCCTTTCTTTGTCTGCGGCTGGAAAAGCGGGGGCCCGGCGCTCTACGACGCCGGCTTCACCAAGCGCTGGCAGCTCGACTCGCCGGATGAGCTGAGCGATGGCTGGGTGCTTCCGGACGGCGGGATGGTCTACAGCTTTTCAAGGCGCAAGGAAGGCATTGCCGGCGTGGTGCGGCTGGATCGGAAAAAAAACATTCAGTGGGAATACCGTGTTCCGCAGGGGCACGACAACCATTCCTGCCAGCCGCTGCCGCACGGCGGCTTCCTGCTGGGCGAGTGCGGCAAGGACGGGCTCTGGATGCTGGAAATCGACCGGCGCGGCAAGGAGCTCAAGCGCGTCAAGGTGGCCGATGCGCCAAAGGATATCCACCACGCCTTCCGCGCGGTGCGCAAGACCCCGCAGGGCACCTATCTCGGCACGCTCATGAAGGGCGCGGGCCAGCTGGCGGGCGGGCATGCCTACGAGTGGGATGCCAGCGGCAAACTGCTCCGCACCTTCCCCTCGGGGTCGTTCCACGCGGTGCGCCTGGCGAACGGCAACACGTTGGTTTCCGAAGGGCATGGCCTCGAAGGCCGGGTGCTGACGGAATATGCCCCCGATGATTCCATCGTCTGGGCGCTGGCAGAGGACGACCTGAAGGCGGCCGGGCTGAGCGTCGGCATGGTTTGCGGGTTCCAGCGCCTGCCGAACGGCAACACCGTGGTTTCCAATGTCGCGCATGGAAAAAAACCGCTCGGCCTGGACGGGGGCGAAAAACCAAAGGCATTCGAAGTGAACGAGGCGAAAGAGGTTGTCTGGAAAGTGCCCGCGTCAACGTCTCCTCATAATATGGGGTCGATCCAGGTTTTGGATGCCCAGCAAGATGCATTCAAGGGAACCGTTTTCCGCTAA
- a CDS encoding DUF1097 domain-containing protein: MKMIKFLPHAGIIAVLAGVMQFMDIKIALFCAWVGFAAWACYFLNGCTIKGGLKVIGCWVAGVIASVGIIELGKFLTGTFGGNAAVGFPVAVSLIAFLVILFEKVPALDFIPGWFVGAACFFGYNTIAEGNYAVSVPVILVSCVIGQVFGYVTVALRTAYAKASEPVAEAEAAS; the protein is encoded by the coding sequence ATGAAGATGATTAAATTTTTACCGCACGCAGGCATTATCGCCGTGCTCGCGGGAGTGATGCAGTTCATGGATATCAAGATTGCGCTCTTTTGCGCGTGGGTCGGTTTCGCCGCCTGGGCCTGTTATTTCCTTAACGGGTGCACCATCAAGGGTGGCCTGAAGGTCATCGGGTGCTGGGTGGCGGGCGTGATTGCCTCGGTGGGGATCATTGAGCTCGGGAAATTCCTGACCGGCACGTTTGGAGGCAACGCGGCGGTGGGATTCCCGGTCGCCGTTTCGCTCATTGCGTTTCTCGTGATCCTGTTCGAAAAGGTTCCGGCGCTGGATTTCATCCCCGGTTGGTTTGTGGGTGCGGCCTGCTTCTTTGGCTACAACACGATTGCCGAAGGCAACTATGCCGTGTCGGTTCCGGTGATTCTCGTTTCCTGCGTCATTGGCCAGGTGTTCGGATATGTGACGGTTGCGCTGCGTACGGCGTATGCCAAGGCTTCCGAACCCGTCGCCGAGGCGGAAGCTGCCAGCTAG
- a CDS encoding sulfatase-like hydrolase/transferase, translated as MQRLKYGLLVAVAASSMLAQAVGKRPNILFILADDQSPFDLKMYNPESELDTPVLDRLAAEGMIFDGAHHMGSFSGAVCNPSRHMIMSGRTVWNLPHSKGPKGGGWVGQCPEDLVDYTMAAVFNRAGYDTMRTCKKGNSYAGANGQFTVVHDSTKRGGTDETGSAWHAKQVLEYLDQRAASNDQDPFLIYYGFSHPHDTRDGKPELLRKYGATNHKDKASLPVLNPERPAPALPSNYLPAHPFHHGHPGLRDEEKVSGVWMNRDEATVRNEVGREFACSENIDIQIGAVLAKLEAMGELDNTYIFYTADHGIAIGRHGLMGKQNLYEHTWRVPYIVKGPGIKPGSRSKGNIYLLDTLRTMCDLAGVDVPEATEGISFKPVLEGKKEQVRDVLYGVYCGGTKPGMRCVKKGDWKLIKYDVLDGKVRETQLFNLADNPEEFIKEHKGLANAKPKANQVNLAGDPKYAGKLKEMEALLLAEQRRLNDPYRLWNQPQD; from the coding sequence ATGCAGCGTTTGAAATATGGACTTTTGGTTGCCGTTGCGGCGAGCTCGATGCTCGCCCAGGCTGTGGGGAAGCGGCCGAATATCCTGTTTATCCTCGCGGATGACCAGTCTCCCTTCGATCTGAAAATGTATAATCCCGAGTCGGAGCTGGACACACCGGTGCTCGACCGGTTGGCGGCCGAGGGGATGATCTTCGATGGCGCGCACCACATGGGCTCGTTCTCGGGCGCGGTCTGCAACCCCTCGCGCCACATGATCATGAGCGGTCGCACGGTCTGGAACCTGCCGCACAGCAAGGGCCCCAAGGGGGGCGGCTGGGTCGGCCAATGTCCGGAGGATCTGGTCGACTACACGATGGCGGCGGTCTTCAACCGGGCGGGCTACGACACGATGCGCACCTGCAAAAAAGGAAACAGCTATGCCGGTGCCAATGGCCAGTTCACCGTCGTGCACGATTCCACCAAGCGCGGCGGAACCGACGAAACCGGCAGTGCGTGGCATGCGAAGCAGGTGCTCGAATACCTGGACCAGCGGGCGGCTTCCAACGATCAAGACCCCTTCCTGATCTATTATGGCTTCTCCCATCCGCACGACACCCGCGACGGAAAGCCGGAGCTGCTCAGGAAATATGGCGCCACCAACCATAAGGATAAGGCTTCGCTGCCCGTCCTGAACCCCGAGCGCCCGGCGCCGGCGCTGCCTTCGAACTATCTGCCGGCGCATCCGTTCCACCATGGCCATCCCGGCCTGCGCGACGAGGAAAAGGTTTCCGGCGTCTGGATGAACCGCGACGAGGCAACCGTCCGCAACGAAGTGGGGCGGGAATTCGCCTGCTCGGAAAACATCGATATCCAGATTGGCGCGGTGCTGGCCAAGCTTGAGGCGATGGGCGAGCTCGACAATACCTATATCTTCTACACGGCCGACCACGGCATCGCGATCGGTCGCCATGGCCTGATGGGCAAGCAAAACCTTTACGAGCACACCTGGCGCGTGCCCTACATCGTGAAAGGCCCCGGCATCAAGCCCGGTTCGCGTTCCAAGGGCAACATCTACCTGCTCGACACGCTGCGCACGATGTGCGATCTGGCGGGCGTCGATGTGCCGGAAGCGACCGAAGGCATCAGCTTCAAGCCGGTGCTGGAAGGGAAAAAGGAACAGGTGCGCGATGTGCTCTACGGCGTCTATTGCGGCGGCACCAAGCCGGGCATGCGCTGCGTGAAAAAGGGCGACTGGAAACTGATTAAATACGATGTGCTCGATGGCAAGGTGCGCGAGACCCAGTTGTTCAACCTCGCTGACAATCCGGAAGAATTTATCAAGGAGCACAAGGGGCTGGCCAACGCGAAACCGAAAGCCAACCAGGTCAACCTGGCCGGCGATCCGAAGTATGCGGGCAAGCTCAAGGAGATGGAGGCTTTGCTGCTCGCGGAGCAACGCCGTTTGAACGACCCGTACCGTTTGTGGAATCAGCCACAGGATTAA
- the lsrF gene encoding 3-hydroxy-5-phosphonooxypentane-2,4-dione thiolase: MADLDDLRDGNDFGLDKPVEQGGFYMKGCDNNSWGFKDRLSRIFRPDTGRSVMLAFDHGFIMGPTSGVERIDLSILPLAPHADCLMAARGVIKACIPPTYNKPICLRSDAGTSILTELNHNVTMDVQNAVALNASAMAIMLAIGDPATEAKTIANLYNLVDEAEKFGMPVMGVTAVGKDMARDARYFGLASRICAENGASIVKTYYTEGFENVVACCPVPIVIAGGKKLPELEALELCYKAIQCGAAGVDMGRNVFQSEDPVAMIQAVGGVVHDGLSPEEGFQKFNDLKSR, translated from the coding sequence ATGGCAGATTTAGATGATTTGAGGGATGGAAACGATTTCGGCTTGGACAAGCCGGTTGAGCAGGGCGGCTTCTACATGAAGGGCTGCGATAACAACAGCTGGGGATTCAAGGATCGCTTGTCGCGCATCTTCCGCCCCGACACGGGACGGAGCGTCATGCTGGCGTTCGACCACGGCTTCATCATGGGCCCGACCTCCGGCGTGGAGCGCATCGACCTGAGCATCCTGCCGCTGGCACCGCATGCCGACTGCCTGATGGCCGCGCGCGGTGTGATCAAGGCCTGCATTCCGCCCACCTACAACAAGCCGATCTGCCTGCGTTCCGACGCGGGGACTTCGATCCTGACCGAGCTCAACCACAATGTGACGATGGACGTGCAGAACGCCGTGGCGCTGAATGCATCCGCCATGGCGATCATGCTGGCGATCGGCGATCCGGCGACGGAAGCCAAGACCATTGCGAACCTCTACAACCTCGTCGACGAGGCCGAAAAATTCGGCATGCCGGTGATGGGTGTGACGGCGGTCGGCAAGGACATGGCGCGCGACGCGCGCTACTTCGGCCTGGCCTCGCGCATCTGCGCGGAAAACGGCGCGAGCATCGTGAAGACCTACTACACCGAAGGTTTCGAAAACGTGGTGGCCTGCTGCCCGGTTCCGATCGTGATTGCCGGCGGCAAGAAGCTGCCCGAACTCGAAGCGCTCGAGCTTTGCTACAAGGCCATCCAGTGCGGCGCCGCCGGTGTGGACATGGGACGCAACGTCTTCCAGTCGGAAGATCCCGTTGCGATGATCCAGGCCGTCGGCGGCGTGGTGCACGATGGGCTGTCGCCGGAAGAAGGCTTCCAGAAGTTCAACGACCTGAAATCCAGGTAA